The following is a genomic window from Neomonachus schauinslandi chromosome 15, ASM220157v2, whole genome shotgun sequence.
ttagattttatttatttgacagagagagacacagcgggagagaaaacacaagcagggggagtgggagagggagaagcaggcttcccgccaagcagggaccccgatgcggggctcgatcccaggaccctgggatcatgacctgagccgaaggcagacacttaactactgagccacccaggcgcccctggaaccaAAATTCTTAAATCCATAAATTATGTATTTGTGGAGTATTTACTATTTCACACATTTGTGCCTTGAAGCAAAACTACTCAtggaagaagcaagctcgcttTTATGGAGTGTTTTACCTGTCAGACTGGTAACTTGCACCTATGGGAATTCattgaattttctcatttgtccAATCATACATAGTGGTGGATAGATAGTATAATGAATCCCCTGTACCCATTGTCCAGCTTCAACAAATACCAACTCCTGACTCAGAGCGAGTCTTACTGcttctgtccccccacccccagtttctcCCCTCCAGggttattttgaactaaatgcaAGACATCTTatcatttcatctataaatattcAGGATGCACACTAAAGTATATGGAGtagttttaaaaatgacacaCAATCATAGCACACctaaaaattaatatatcaaaTATCCTTTGTGCTCAAATTTTTccaattgtttcattttttatggcttgTTTGATTCAGAATTCAAATAAGgattaaaagagactttaaaatacatcttttggggtgcctgggtggctcagttgttgggcgtctgccttcgtctcgggtcgtggtcccagggccctgggatcgagccccgcatcgggctccctgctccgcaggaagcctgcttctccctctctcactccccctgcttgtgttccctctcttgctgtgtctctctctgtcaaataaataaataaaatctttaaaatacatcttttggggggtgcctgagtggggcTCAGtgagtgaagtgtctgccttcggctcaggtcaggatcccagggccctgggatcaagccctgcatcgggctccccgctccatggggagtctgcttctccctcttacccctcccccctgctcgtgatctctttttctctcttacactttctctctcaaataaataaataaaatattttttaaaataaaataaaataaaaatacatcttttgggggggcacctgggtggctcagtcggttaagccgccaacttttgattttggctcaggtcatgatctcagggtcgtgggattaagccccacatcaggctccacgctcagtgtggagtctgcttgagattctctctctccctctgcctctccccccgcttgcactcactctctctctctctctaaaatctatctatctgtctgtcttttTGGCTCACCTGGCTGGcttcagtagagcatgtgactcttgatctcagggttgtgtagagattacttaaaataaaatattttaaaaaatacatcttttcatttaattccGCCCTCCTCTCTCCTACTCTTTTCTTTGtaattcatttgttgaagaaaccagaTTGCTTGCCCTATAGTTTCCCACGGTGTGGATTTGGCGGACTGAGTGCCCATGGAGAGCTTTTCATCTTCACTACTATGCAGTGAGATTAAGTTTTAttctttcccccccctttttacAAGTGAGAAAGCAGGAGGCCAGAGAAGTTAAATGCCTTGCCCAAACCTTTACAGccaaggaagtggcagagccaggcctccTGACCTCCAGCCAGGGAAAATGGGACTGCGTCCTCAGAGCGCCCCGTTCatgacctggcacatagtatgtgctcacaACACCGCGGTTGACCGAGGCCTGTGTACTCTCCCACTGGGCTCTTCCTCCTCACAGATGGAGAGGGCCCCCTTGGGGCTGCTGGGAAGTCCTAGGGCCAATCCCACGATAGTCCACAGAGCCAGGCTTCCCTTTCCACAGGGCCCTAcatctttccttctgtcttctcttcattcatttgttcattcagtgtTTACTGGCCACTTCGCCCATGGCAGATGCCATTACGGCATGTGAATGAGTATGGCTCTGTGCCTCTATGTGGGTGGATGAGTATGACCTCaggtggggtgtctgcttgtaACTCtgtatgtagtgtgtgtgtgtgtgtgtgtgtacattccTGTCTCCAGATCTAAGTGCCCCTGCAGTTGTCCCTGATGACAGCTGGGTGTGTATTTGCGTGTTCTCAGCACCTatccatgtgtgtgtgtccatgttcCTATGTATGACACGGTCGCTGCGCACGTAAGCATGCACAATTCTGCATGCAAATGTGTGTCTGGGTGGACTGGTGTCTCTCTGTACACCTGTTGTGTCCATATATGTGTATCTCTCTATGTGCACATCTGTGTGAGAATGAACGGTGTGGGTCTCCATGTGTTCTGTGTATCTCCGTACACCTGTGTGTCTACACATCTGTGTTTCTGCGTGCATCTCAGTGGCTGGTGTGGGATGCTACATTTGTGTActcgtatgtgtgtgtgtgtgtgtatctccccTCAGGTGCTGTGATTGGAACTGTCAGCTGTCACCCCTGGCCCCTCACCTGCCCGGCTTCCTGTCACTTCCACTGTCCTGAGTGGCAGCTAAGGAGGGCTCTAGTAGGAGGGACAGCCTTGGCCCTTCAAACCAGCTCCTGTGCTCAAGGCTGTGGCCTGTGCCGAGGGGAAGTGTCTGGAGGGGTTGGAAGGTTGTGTCTGGTCCCAGCATCTCCATGACCCAGGGCCTGGTGAGAAGAAAGGATCCTGATTCTGGGCACATTGACAACAAGCtttactctgaaaaacaaaacgaCGGCCTGCTTCAGAGGGGAACAAAGAAAATTCAAGCTGGAACCACAGACCCACAGGGATCCTGTAGGCCTTCAATTCAGAGGGGTGGGGTCAGGTAGGGGTGTTGACCTCATATACCCAAACTCATCTCCTCCACAAAGCAGGGCCAGTTCTCCAACCAGAGGCTGGCCTTCCCCCAGGGAGAGGCAGTGAGGACACAGTGGCCCCAGGGTCACTGGGCCTGGAGTTAATCATCTACTCAGGGTATCCCTGGGCCCATTGGCTGCCTGGGGACACGGCCCTCTGGGCTAAAGCCCAAAGCAGTGGGAAGCAGCTCCCCAGCTGGTGTCTGCCCCACCAGCCCAGGGGAAATGGGGCTGATGCTGTTGGCTACTGAAATGGGTGGGCCCCTGGTCTGAGGAGGGAGAcaacagccctgccctcagggagccccagtctgaagGGAGAAGTCAGCCTTGCCCTCACAGAGGCCCTGAGTTGGCAGGAGGGGGAAAGGGCCTGGAAGAGGCATACATTTGGGAGAGAAGGAGTGAAGAGAGGCCAGAGCTGGGGCAGAGAGACGGAGAAGGATGAATCCTGAGTGGAGAGGGGCCAGGGAGGGTGGGAGCGCTGAGCGGCTTGGAAAATGATTATTAACCATCCCAGGAGCTAGGACCACCTCCTCTGGTGGATTCTGGGAAGTGTAGGGAAGAAGGGGGTGGGCCGCAGCAaactgggaagagaaagaaggcctTAGAGATGACCCCACAGAGTAGGGGGTACAGACCTTCCATGCTTCCCTCTCTAATGGAACCCAGAATTTCTAagtaggaaaatggaaaagtCAGTGGACGAGGTCACAAAGGTCAgcaacccctccccctgccaggaGTCTCCTGCCTGGGAGAGTGCATGcgtgtgctgtgtgtgcacacgtgttgGTGCATGCATGAGTGTGTTGGCAGGGGATCCCGGGAAGGGGTTGGTGTGCTCACCCAGCATCCTCTGGGATGCTCAGGGGAGAAGCAGCTCAGGCAGAGCCCCAACAGTCTTGACTCCCAGCACAGGGAGCACAGAactgcagagaaggaagaaaagagcagtGGTGAGAACTTAGGATGCCTAGCATCTGGCCGTGAcactaccagctgtgtgaccttggccaagtcactgcTCCTCCACACTTGCTTTTCTCCTCTACAACGACAGAGGGTGGGGCTCCAGCACGGTGGGTGTACGGGAGTGCAGGATGTGTACAACGGATAGTGTACAGGGTGCTTTCTGGCAGCGGGTGGATACAGTATCAAGTCACAGTGAATCACATCCTGGGAAAATTTTCAGGTCCTTTTCAAATCTTGTTTAAGAGCATGCATCTGAAGCAGAACTGCTTTGCTTCAAAGAACAGCCCCACTGTTAATGAGCCGAATGACCTTGGCCCTCACATAgttctgtgccttgatttcctcatctataaagtgggcaGAATAATAATACCCATCCTGGCAtcattgtgaggatgaaatgagttactACATGTGAAGTGCtttgcacagggcctggcattCCACAGGTCAGGAGAAAGCCTCCCAGGCTGCCAGGGTGCTTCTGACACTGCATACTTGGTAGCCTTCTATGTTACCAAGAGAGCAGGCAACACTAGCCAGCTGGaacttaataatattttgttttggcttcattatttttttttttttaaagattttatttatttatttgacagagagacacagcgagagagggaatacaagcagggagaatgggggagggagaagcaggcttcccgcggagcagggagcccgatgcggggctcgatcccaggaccctgggatcatgacctgagccgaaggcagacgcttaacgactgagccacccaggcgcccctatttttttttttaaagattttatttatttatttgagagagagagaatgagagacagagagcatgagagggaggagggtcagagggagaagcagactccctgcccagcagggagcccgatgcgggactcgatcctgggactccaggatcatgacctgagccgaaggcagtcgcttaaccaactgagccacccagcgccccttgGCTTCATTCTTAAGGCTTTCTTCTGTTGATAGCAAGTGATACTGGTTTTCTAGTTATAATCTCGATAgggataaattttaaatttaagaaccTTAATACTAATAAGGGGTGATTTACCCTCCGGTTCCCTTTCCCATTGGATCTGAACGCTGGTCCTGGTAGAAGGGGGCATACGAttgggaaaaggaggaaaaggaacacCGAAGCTGGCCTCACAGTGCTTATAGTCTGGCATATAGCTTATGGCCTAGTTTCAAAcaaggtaataaaataaaataaataataaggggTGATTTGAGACTATGACAAAATTCTTCAAAGTGGTACCCAGTGTCTGGAGCTTGGCCAACCCTGGTAACCTCATGATTCCAATTTTCTTGGAGCTCAGATCATAGGATAGAGGCATTCCCCGCCCTCCAGCAGAGTTGGCACACCTCCACCCTCCTtccactcctccccacctctcctagCAGTCTCCTCCCTCAGTCCCACGGTAAGGGCCACTTACTCTCCCCTCTTGCCCTCCTCACACTCCCGTTTAATCATCCAGAACCCCGCAGACCGCCAAAGCCACCCTGGGTCCCCTGAGCCCTTCCTGGAACCGGCCTTGGCAGCAGATGAAAGACACCCCGCCACCCCTTATCTCTGCCTCGTGACCCGCGCTAGTGGGTTCCGTCCCCCCCTCCAGGGGCGGGGGATACTGGTGGCCCCGCCCTCCGACCCATGGCCTGACCCTGCTCAAATGCACCCAGAGACGACTCTGCGCCCCCAGTCCGCGCCCCGCCGCGGCTATCCCAGCCCCGTCTTGCAGCAGGTTAAGAGCCCCCCAGAGCCGGGAGCTGCGGACAGAAGCGCactcgtggggggggggggggcaaccgGTCTGGTTGTCATGGCGACGGCGCGGTTGGCCTGGGCCCTACGGGCCACCTCTGCGGGAGGAAGGCTGCGCGGTCCCCGAGGCACTGGGGGCGCCCGGAGACTGAGCGGCAGCGCGCGACGGCGGGCGGCCGGGGGCGCCAGCCCGGGGCGCCGGCTCAGCACCGCCTGGGCGCCGGCCCAGGCCGCACGAGAAGGGACCGAGGGCGCCGAGGAGGACACCCACTCGCCTGCCGCGGAGGAGCCGGAATGGAcgccgccccccgcgcccccggccCCTCCCGACCCCCCCGGGCCCCCGGCCGGCCGCTCGCTGGTGCAGCGGGACATCCAGGCCTTTCTGAACCAGTGCGGAGCCAGCCCCGGGGAGGCGCGCCACTGGCTCACGCAGTTCCAGACCTGCTACCACTCCGCCGACAAGCCCTTCGCCGTCATCGAGGTGAGCGGAGCGCGGCGCCGGCCATGTCACAGCGAGGGGATGGATGGGGGTTGTACGGCGACGGGTCGCCAGGCTTGGCGGGACCAGCTGCGGACTCTGCACAGCGGAAGTGGGAAGGGGTTCGACGGTGCCCGGCCGAGTGCCCGGGACTGGGTGAAGCTGCGCGCTGTTCCAATAGTCTCACGCCCAGCCCAGGCGAGGAGACTGGGGACCCTAATCCACTAAGTGTGATGCGCTGGAGAAGTACCCCCCCCACCATGGGCGCAGTCAGGGGTTCAGATGGCAAGTGGGGAACCTGGACAGGAGCCGCCTGGgtcacccctccccccaagaaGTCAGAGAGTCCAAGGTCgcagggaggcacagagggaggaacaCTAATGTGAGATAAGGGGATGGCAAGACCCAACGGGGCAAAGGGCGGAGCAGGTGGGCGCCGGTAGCCAGAAATGGCGCCTGACTGCTCCTGGGCACGGTAGGGGCACCGACAGGGCCCCTGGGACCAGGCTGCAGGAGTCAGAGCCAGCGTTGGCCCTCCTGAACATGCCCTCTCCCGCAGGTGGATGAGGAAGTACTCAAGTGCAGTCGGGCCGTATCCAGCCTGGCCTTCGCCCTGGCATTCCTGCAGCGCATGGACATGAAGCCGCTGGTAGTCCTCGGGCTGCCCGCGCCCACCGCGCCCTCTGGctgcctttccttctgggagGCCAAGGCACAGCTTGCCCAGAACTGCAAGGTGCTGGTGGATGAGCTGCGGCACAACGCCGCCACTGCCGTGCCCTTTTTTGGCGGCGGCTCGGTGCTGGGCGCCGCGGAGCCAGCCCCTCATGCCAGGTTAGTGCGGGCCCCGCGTGGCCCGGCGTGCTTGGACTCCGCTCCGCCGCGCGCCCTGCCCGAGCCCGGCAGGCCTGGAGGGGGCCCTCTTGAGCACCACGTCTGGCCCACAGCTACGGCGGGATCGTCTCGGTGGAGACCGACCTGCTGCAGTGGTGCCTGGAGTCCGGCAGCATCCCCATCCTGTGCCCCATCGGGGAGACGACCGCGCGCCGCTCCGTGCTCCTCGACTCGCTGGAGGTGACCGCGGCTCTAGCCAAGGCGCTACAGCCCACCAAAATCATCTTCCTCAATAACAGAGGAGGCCTGCACGACAGCAGTCAAAAGGTGTGTCCCCTCCTTACCGGCTCCACTCCCGCGACTCTGGGCCTGGATGAGCCCCCCTCGTGCTCCCTGCTCGCCTCCCAGACGGGCCCCAGAGTCATTCTCAAGCCGGGTGGGTCGGAAGCGGCGTGGTGCCCAGATCCGAACTCTCCCTGGCCGAGGGCTCCGGGAGGAAGTGAGGGTAAAGGGGTCGGTGAGGAAGGGTCCGTGGGGCAGGGGCGCAGTTCGTGGCCGGCTGCAGGCCAGAGGCTCACCCCCTGCGCCTGGACGCAGGTCCTGAGTAACGTGAACCTGCCCGCCGATCTGGACCTGGTGACCAACGCCGAGTGGGTGAGCGCCAAGGCGCGGCAGCAGGTGCGGCTCATCGTGGACGTGCTCAGCCGCCTGCCGCACCACTCCTCGGCCGCCATCACCGCCGCCAGCACGCTGCTCACCGAGCTCTTCAGCAACAAGGGTGAGGGCCgcgcctgggggcgggggcggagacCAGGCGAGACCCGGTTTCGGGGGAGGGAGGCGGGTCTAGGGGAAGTAGGTGGGTCTCCGGACGATGGACGGAAGCTGAGGGACAAACTGCCAGGGGAAAGCATCTCCCTGTGTGAAAATCATGTACATATCTATGCCGACCACAGAAATCACTTCATTGTGGAGATCTCCCAAAGAGGGTCactgcctcctccccccccccaccgccctgtCGTATCTGGACCCCCCACCAGGCAGGGCAAATGCAGGAGCGGATGGGACCTGGCTCTTGGGCCAAACTAACCCCTCCTCCTCCATGCCACCCCCAGGGTCCGGGACCCTGTTCAAGAACGCCGATCGGATGCTGCGGGTACGCAGCCTGGACAGCCTGGACCAGGGCCGCCTGGTGAACCTGGTCAACGCCAGCTTCGGCAAGAAGCTGCGGGACGACTACTTGGCCTCGCTGCGCTCGCGGCTGCACTCTGTCTACGTCTCTGAGGGGTGAGCCTGCGGGCCCCAGAGGGCAGGGACCGAGGGACAGAGCTGGGCAGGTTGGGGCCAAGGAGAGGtcccagcctgcctctcccctgctgcgCCAGGTACAACGCGGCCGCAATTCTGACCACGGAGCCCGTACTGGGGGGCACCCCTTATCTAGACAAGTTTGTGGTGAGCTCCAGCCGCCAGGGCCAAGGCTCGGGCCAGATGCTGTGGGAGTGCCTGCGGCGGGACCTGCAGACGCTTTTCTGGCGCTCCCGGGTCACCAACCCCATCAATCCCTGGTAggtcccgcccccaccccagccccggcTCTCCAAAGCCACGCCCCCGGAAGGACCGGCTTCCCCCAAGGAAAGGGCCCCACTCAGTGTGGCCCCACATTCCCCATGGAGCAGACCACCCACGGAGTCTGAGatttccccagaagcagagcaCACTTAAAGATGCTCTGCCCCATGGCAGTGGATTCCTTGAAGACGCTCCCCAACTCTCCCAGAGTCCTCAGAAATCCTGACCCTCCAGGCTCTATTCCAGGCCCAGTTGCCAAGCGCTGACCCCAGGCCCACTGCATCTCCAGCAAaacattctctcctttctctttccttctgcaacTATCCCCTCACCCAGCTCTGTGGGGACCAAGAGGTGAACAAGAACCCCTCccctggaggcacagagagcaaaGGACATCCTCAGTCTAACCTTCCTAGCTTTGGGACTCTGGCAGGTCaactaacttctctgagccttagctgCTTCTCTGGGAAAAGAGCAAGCCACCACCAGACTCCTGGCTGCTGCTCTAAGGATGAAACCAGTAATATCAGGGTGTCTAGCATGTAGTAGGTCCTCAAAATAACCAGTGAGTAGTGAGGACCAGCCTTGCCCTAAaagccttccccttccccccaccaggTACTTCAAACACAGTGATGGCAGCTTCTCCAACAAGCAGTGGATCTTCTTCTGGTTTGGCCTGGCCGATATCCGGGACTCTTATGAGCTGGTCAACCATGCCAAGGGGCTGCCAGACTCCTTCTGCAAACCAGCTTCTGACCCAGGCAGCTGACCCTCACCGCCCACCCTGCAGGCCCTGGGACAACCAGGGTGAACCAAAAGCCATGCCTGCTGGAGGTGATCCCAGGCAGCCACAGGCTGGACCAGGCTTGATGGCTAAGTGATCTGCAGAGGAAGCAGCTCCTACTCTACTCTGCCCAGAGGGGGGCGCCCAAGTGGGGACAAGCACAGGAAGAAGGGTGTGACCAagacacccctcccccaccctcaccactgGCTCCAAAGCTATAACCCCGGGCCTTCAATTTTCAGTCTAGAAATatgggaggtgagggtggggggctTGCCTTCCAGGGCTCTACTCAGGGATAACCTTAAAGGTGGGCCAATTTCTGTGGCCTCTGTTTTGAGGCTCCCTTGCCCAAAATATCACCCCCATTTGCTTGATATTCCACCacttattttaattcctttgggtCTTACAACTTTTCAGGAGGCCTTCATTAAAACACAAATACTTGTCTGAGAGTCAGCTCACACTTGAAAGGAATGAGCAGTGACCTTCTGGGAGAAAGATCTTGAGGGTTGGAGAACCAGGGGGCtcccagagggaagagaagagctaAATGAGATGGAGTGCCCCCAAGATGAATGCTGTCACTGCCTCCCTCACCTGGGTGTCAGCAGCCCCCCAGAGGGGCTCCCCTCCATCCCACAGACCAGACCAACAGCAGCTCCAGCTCTCTTTCCAAGCAAGGCCCAGGCTTGGATGTTTTCCCCTCGGTCCCACTGGAGGCTGTCTCCATTTGTGGGAACAGAACACCTCAGCCGGCGGGAGTCCAAAGCCAGAGGTTTCATTCTGCATTTTTGACCCCCCACAATGTGCCAGGCCCCCATACTGGTCGCTGAGCTACTTTCAATCAGGAGGCGCATGGACAAGTACAGAGAGGACCATCATGGCACAGCGGGGCCACGACAGAACCAAACCCCAGGAGCAGCCTCTGACTTCCCTCAGGAGAGGGGTGACAGAGTGCACCGCTGTGTGTGGGCATTAGACAGGCCCAACCTGGAATCCAGCTGTGGCTACATTTGCTCTGTGCCTTGAGGTAAGCTGCTCgccttctctgagcttccatttcctcatctgtaagatgtaGAATCCTCATAGTGGACACTTAATGttagtcccccccaccccctagctGCCCTCACCAAAGGTTTCTTCAAAAGAAACCAGGAGGATAAAAGGGGAGGAAAAGACAAGCTATGACACAGGGACTGAGGGGATGGATCAAAGGCAGACTACAGGGAGGATCCTGACTAGACAGCCAAAGGCCTGTGGGAACTCTCAGAACAGGGCAGAGATCACGGGAGGACCAAAGTGGGGCTTAACCAGATGTGGTCTTTCAAGAAACCCAAGATCAATCCCAGCCAATGGCAACATGCCCTGTGGGGAGAACATAGAAGCAAAGCCAAATGtctatataaaatgtttatttttggagGACTGTGTGGTCTGGTGTTTGGGAGGGCACTCACCCCAACCAGGCCAACATAGAGCCGGAAACAGAAGGCAGGAGACGGGACGCTGGCCACTGCCTACCCTACCCCTGCACACCCCAGACTGGGGCCTGCTCTGCTTTCAAGGTGTGGCGACAGCTAGTGCTGCTTCTGCCCCCGGGATACCCTGAGAACTCACGTGACTTCTGCGGTGCCCGGCCTCTCGGCTCCTCCTGGCCCAATCCCCGCGTCAACACACATACTCACTCTCAGTCTCCAAAAAACACTATAGAGCCTAGCTGCACTTGCCAGGCTCAAAAAGGAATCTTTCACATTTGCTCACTTCCGGTTCCTggtcttcctttctctgtctcccactctcaGTACCCCCACCCGAGCCCTGCCTTACTCCCTTCTCTGAGACAGGAGACCCAGGGAGCAGTTGGCCTCAGGTCTCCTACTAACGAACAGGAAAAACCCCTGTAAGGCATCATCATCAGGGCTCCCACCCCCCAAGGGCCCGAGCCCAGGCACCGGGGAAGAGACCTGCCTCTTAccaacacatatacacacacagcaaAGAACCAAACCAACAGAGCAGAAAGCATAAAGAAACAACTGGGCCAGcaaggaggaaggcagggtggCCCTCGGTGGCTCCCTGTGCCCATCTCGGCCTCTTGCCGTGCCACTCAGCCATCAGTGGCCAGGATGACGGCAGCCCCGAAGATGCCCACACTCTCTCCAAGGAGCTTCATCTGGTTCCAGAACTCAACGCGCCGTGTGTTGTGCCAGTAGGCAACATTGCCATCAATGAGCAGCATGACTGGGGGCAGCAGTATGGCCAGGATCTGGGCAGCCAGGGTCACGTAGTAGCCTGACAGGAAGGCCAGGGCCAGGACGCCATACAGCACGAAGAACAGCTGGATCATGAGCTCCCCTCCCGGGAGATGGTTCAGATAGGCCAGCCGGTCCTCCTTGCTGTGCTGCAGTGAGTAGGCCTAAAGACACACCATCCTCTAAGTCTCTCTGGCGGGCTGAGGAGCCTGTCTGGGGACAGCTGCCCCTGAGATGGCACCTGCAAGTCCGCCTCTGCAAGGTGGGCTTCTGACTCCCAGCTCAGAGTTGGGGCTCTCGGAGAGGAGGGCCTGCATCTTCCCCCCCCGCCAGACTAGGGAGCTCATGCGGTTAGGGCCTGGCTCTCCTCACCTTCGGGGCTCAGGAGAGTGGAAGTGTGTGTCTCCACTGCCAGACTGGGGCTCTCACCTCTGAATACAGAGCTCTGCACATGGGATATGGTGCCCAGTAACTAAGATGAAACCAAGTGACCTGGAGCCTGTCCAGGTCCCCATCCACACTGGCTCGGCCTAGGTCCTCCAGTAGGGAGTACCGTAACTTGCTACCTTAGGCAACCCCCACCGACTCTAAGCGATAGAGCCCCATCTGGGGTCTGAACCCCACCAAACCTCTCCTTTGCCCCCTCTCTCAGTCCTCTGGGGGCTGGAGCCATGAGAGGACCAGTCCACCTTGTTCTCCTGACTCTCAGGCTTGGGACTGAATGGTCCATGCAACCTCTTCTCTCCCTGGTGGCCATAATGCTGGAAGAAGGGACTCTCAGCCAGGTCTCAGGCACTTGAAGGGCCTCTGAGGCCCAAAAGCTGGCTGGGGCAGTTCCCAGGAGGCAGACCATCAGGAACTACATGCAAGGCCTTATTCTGCCCACCTCCCTGGGTTCTACTTCACTCCCAGGCAAGCACTTCCAGCCAACAGCCCCCCAACCTACCACACAGATGAGGTAGATGCCCAGGAACACCTGGCCGGTGGACTGGAGGGAGCGGCTGCGGGGTTTCCGGCGGTAGAGCTCCCCAGCACCGCTGGCCAGCACCAGAAAGCCGCCGATGATAGCAACTGTGCGTGAGTACATACGGACCTGGACCGGGGTGAGGGGACCCCAGTCAGGAACTGCAGCCACCACGTTTCTCCTGGCTGTCCAGAGCACAGAAGTGCCCATCGCTATACATCCCATTCCATCTGATGAACACTCTTTACCATTTCCAAGTGTGGTGGGCAGGTGCAGCAGAGATAGATAATTCTTTTTATcagaagtggaaactgaggcccagaggggttacTAAAAATGTCCAAGGTCCTACAGAAAGTGGCAGAACCCAGACACCAAGAGTTGCCCCCTCTGCACCTCCAGGAGTACAGACTCAAATCCCAATGTTCTTTCTGCTATATAGTATAGTCTGTCCCATGAAAAAACCATTGATCCCACTGTCCGGTAGCTGTTCACACATCTGCCTCCCCGACTGGACTGACAGTCCCTGCCTTTGTCCAGGATTATCTACAAGCTTGCAGCACCTGGCACGGGTTCTGACACTTTCAGGTTTACATGCTGcactaaattaattaaatttcataAGATCAGATGGT
Proteins encoded in this region:
- the NAGS gene encoding N-acetylglutamate synthase, mitochondrial, with translation MATARLAWALRATSAGGRLRGPRGTGGARRLSGSARRRAAGGASPGRRLSTAWAPAQAAREGTEGAEEDTHSPAAEEPEWTPPPAPPAPPDPPGPPAGRSLVQRDIQAFLNQCGASPGEARHWLTQFQTCYHSADKPFAVIEVDEEVLKCSRAVSSLAFALAFLQRMDMKPLVVLGLPAPTAPSGCLSFWEAKAQLAQNCKVLVDELRHNAATAVPFFGGGSVLGAAEPAPHASYGGIVSVETDLLQWCLESGSIPILCPIGETTARRSVLLDSLEVTAALAKALQPTKIIFLNNRGGLHDSSQKVLSNVNLPADLDLVTNAEWVSAKARQQVRLIVDVLSRLPHHSSAAITAASTLLTELFSNKGSGTLFKNADRMLRVRSLDSLDQGRLVNLVNASFGKKLRDDYLASLRSRLHSVYVSEGYNAAAILTTEPVLGGTPYLDKFVVSSSRQGQGSGQMLWECLRRDLQTLFWRSRVTNPINPWYFKHSDGSFSNKQWIFFWFGLADIRDSYELVNHAKGLPDSFCKPASDPGS
- the TMEM101 gene encoding transmembrane protein 101, giving the protein MASKMGSRRWMLQLIMQLGSVLLTRCPFWGCFSQLMLYAERAEARRKPDIPVPYLYFDLGAAVLCASFMSFGVKRRWFALGAALQLAISTYAAYIGGYVHYGDWLKVRMYSRTVAIIGGFLVLASGAGELYRRKPRSRSLQSTGQVFLGIYLICVAYSLQHSKEDRLAYLNHLPGGELMIQLFFVLYGVLALAFLSGYYVTLAAQILAILLPPVMLLIDGNVAYWHNTRRVEFWNQMKLLGESVGIFGAAVILATDG